Proteins co-encoded in one Pseudomonas fluorescens genomic window:
- a CDS encoding YegP family protein gives MYFEIYRQSKGTPSTGKGQWRWRLRAGNHETVASGESYVNKADCLHVIELIKGVQGDTPVKEI, from the coding sequence ATGTATTTCGAGATTTACAGGCAATCCAAGGGCACCCCGAGCACCGGCAAGGGCCAATGGCGCTGGCGGTTAAGGGCGGGAAACCATGAAACGGTTGCCAGCGGGGAGTCGTATGTGAACAAGGCGGATTGTCTGCACGTGATCGAATTGATCAAAGGTGTGCAGGGGGATACGCCGGTCAAGGAGATTTGA